A part of Capsicum annuum cultivar UCD-10X-F1 chromosome 6, UCD10Xv1.1, whole genome shotgun sequence genomic DNA contains:
- the LOC107876085 gene encoding beta-galactosidase 17 isoform X2: protein MSTTTVKKNGISSLRLAAMAKKRRVGTTIFMLLLTLLAFGAFAPAFAPLPSLSSSRSNLARLNSVGDESKFEIADDMFWKDGKPFQIIGGDLHYFRVLPEYWEDRLLRAKALGLNTIQTYVPWNLHEPTEGQLVFEGIADIFSFLNLCQKLDLLVMLRVGPYICAEWDFGGFPAWLLAIEPAVKLRSSDPAFIDLVERWWGILLPKIVSSAYKNGGPIIMVQIENEFGSYGDDKAYLHHLVRIARRHLGDDVILYTTDGGSRENLNKGTIPGDAVFSAVDFSTGDDPWPNFMLQKEFNAPGKSPPLSSEFYTGWLTHWGEHIANTDATVTATYLEKILSRNGSAVLYMAHGGTNFGFYSGANTGADETDYKPDLSSYDYDAPIKESGDIDNPKYQALRRVIAKYTAAPLASVPSNNEKKAYGLIKLQKTKSLFNIVDTTDFDGITESENPLAMESLGQMFGFMLYVSDYKAKTNGSLLFIPKVHDRAQVFISCTSDDYEENPKYVGTVARWSNTSIRLSNTRCTSDNRIYILVENMGRINYGQYIFDKKGILSPVYLDEEPLQKWKMLPIPFHNLNEDRKINSVISDAYIDIRKPVQNNLKSKRNYRPEPSFYTGHLSVDEVKDTFLSFRGWSKGVAFINGFNIGRFWPSFGPQCNLYVPAPVLQEGKNLLVIFELETPNAELFVTSVDHPDFTCGSSSNSQVHQI from the exons ATGAGTACAACAACAGTGAAGAAAAACGGGATTTCCAGTCTCCGATTGGCGGCAATGGCGAAAAAGCGACGCGTCGGAACGACGATCTTCATGCTCCTTTTAACTCTCTTAGCATTCGGAGCTTTTGCACCTGCCTTTGCTCCTCTTCCTTCTCTCTCTTCTTCACGTTCGAACCTCGCAAGGCTTAATTCTGTG GGTGATGAGAGCAAATTTGAGATTGCGGATGACATGTTCTGGAAAGATGGGAAGCCTTTTCAGATTATTGGCGGGGACTTGCACTATTTTCGGGTTCTTCCAGAG TACTGGGAAGATAGACTGCTAAGAGCAAAGGCATTGGGCTTGAATACCATTCAAACATACGTCCCATGGAATTTGCATGAACCAACAGAAGGCCAACTTGTTTTTGAAGGAATAGCAGATATCTTTTCATTCCTCAATCTTTGTCAGAAATTGGATCTCCTGGTGATGCTTCGAGTTGGGCCTTATATTTGTGCAG AGTGGGATTTTGGGGGTTTCCCTGCTTGGTTACTTGCAATTGAACCTGCTGTAAAACTAAGATCATCAGATCCTGCTTTCATTGATTTG GTTGAAAGATGGTGGGGAATTTTGTTGCCGAAGATAGTCTCTTCTGCTTATAAAAATGGCGGCCCTATCATAATGGTCCAG ATAGAAAATGAATTTGGTTCATACGGAGATGACAAGGCCTACCTGCATCACTTAGTGAGAATAGCCCGCAGACATCTTGGAGATGATGTTATTCT ATATACTACAGATGGAGGTTCAAGAGAAAATCTTAACAAAGGGACTATTCCTGGAGATGCTGTCTTTTCAG CTGTTGATTTTTCAACTGGAGATGATCCATGGCCAAATTTTATGTTGCAGAAAGAGTTCAATGCACCAGGGAAATCGCCACCTCTTTCATC GGAGTTCTACACTGGTTGGCTCACACACTGGGGAGAGCATATTGCAAATACTGATGCAACTGTTACAGCAACTTACTTAGAAAAGATCTTGTCAAGAAATGGATCAGCTGTGCTCTAT ATGGCACATGGTGGAACAAATTTCGGGTTCTATAGTGGTGCAAATACTGGTGCAGATGAGACTGATTACAAGCCTGATCTTTCATCATATGATTAT GATGCACCTATCAAAGAATCTGGAGACATAGACAATCCAAAATATCAAG CTCTTCGGAGGGTGATTGCTAAATATACTGCAGCGCCTCTTGCCTCAGTTCCTTCCAATAATGAAAAGAAAGCATATGGACTCATTAAGTTGCAGAAGACTAAATCGTTGTTTAACATAGTTGATACCACAGACTTTGATGGTATCACTGAATCTGAAAACCCTCTTGCAATGGAGTCTTTGGGCCAG ATGTTCGGCTTCATGCTTTATGTTTCTGATTACAAAGCAAAAACTAATGGAAGTTTGTTATTCATACCAAAG GTGCATGACAGGGCGCAAGTATTCATTTCATGTACTTCAGATGACTatgaagaaaatccaaaataTGTAGGCACTGTAGCTAGATGGTCAAACACTTCAATCAGGCTTTCTAATACTCGATGTACTTCTGATAACAGAATTTATATACTG GTAGAAAATATGGGGCGTATAAATTATGGACAATACATTTTTGACAAGAAG GGGATACTGTCTCCTGTTTATTTAGATGAAGAGCCGCTGCAGAAATGGAAAATGTTGCCAATTCCTTTTCACAACCTGAATGAGGATCGAAAGATCAATTCTGTTATTTCAGATGCATACATCGACATTAGAAAACCTGTACAGAATAATCTGAAAAGCAAAAGAA ATTATCGTCCGGAGCCATCTTTCTACACTGGTCATCTTTCAGTTGATGAAGTAAAAGACACTTTTTTGTCATTTCGTGGCTGGAGTAAAGGGGTTGCATTTATCAATGGATTTAATATAGGAAGGTTTTGGCCG TCCTTTGGACCCCAGTGTAACCTTTATGTTCCTGCTCCAGTCCTGCAAGAAGGGAAAAACCTCTTG GTTATTTTCGAATTAGAGACTCCAAATGCTGAGTTGTTTGTGACCTCAGTTGACCATCCAGATTTCACATGTGGTTCTTCCTCAAATTCACAAGTACATCAAATCTGA
- the LOC107876085 gene encoding beta-galactosidase 17 isoform X1, which translates to MSTTTVKKNGISSLRLAAMAKKRRVGTTIFMLLLTLLAFGAFAPAFAPLPSLSSSRSNLARLNSVGDESKFEIADDMFWKDGKPFQIIGGDLHYFRVLPEYWEDRLLRAKALGLNTIQTYVPWNLHEPTEGQLVFEGIADIFSFLNLCQKLDLLVMLRVGPYICAGYFLLLSAEWDFGGFPAWLLAIEPAVKLRSSDPAFIDLVERWWGILLPKIVSSAYKNGGPIIMVQIENEFGSYGDDKAYLHHLVRIARRHLGDDVILYTTDGGSRENLNKGTIPGDAVFSAVDFSTGDDPWPNFMLQKEFNAPGKSPPLSSEFYTGWLTHWGEHIANTDATVTATYLEKILSRNGSAVLYMAHGGTNFGFYSGANTGADETDYKPDLSSYDYDAPIKESGDIDNPKYQALRRVIAKYTAAPLASVPSNNEKKAYGLIKLQKTKSLFNIVDTTDFDGITESENPLAMESLGQMFGFMLYVSDYKAKTNGSLLFIPKVHDRAQVFISCTSDDYEENPKYVGTVARWSNTSIRLSNTRCTSDNRIYILVENMGRINYGQYIFDKKGILSPVYLDEEPLQKWKMLPIPFHNLNEDRKINSVISDAYIDIRKPVQNNLKSKRNYRPEPSFYTGHLSVDEVKDTFLSFRGWSKGVAFINGFNIGRFWPSFGPQCNLYVPAPVLQEGKNLLVIFELETPNAELFVTSVDHPDFTCGSSSNSQVHQI; encoded by the exons ATGAGTACAACAACAGTGAAGAAAAACGGGATTTCCAGTCTCCGATTGGCGGCAATGGCGAAAAAGCGACGCGTCGGAACGACGATCTTCATGCTCCTTTTAACTCTCTTAGCATTCGGAGCTTTTGCACCTGCCTTTGCTCCTCTTCCTTCTCTCTCTTCTTCACGTTCGAACCTCGCAAGGCTTAATTCTGTG GGTGATGAGAGCAAATTTGAGATTGCGGATGACATGTTCTGGAAAGATGGGAAGCCTTTTCAGATTATTGGCGGGGACTTGCACTATTTTCGGGTTCTTCCAGAG TACTGGGAAGATAGACTGCTAAGAGCAAAGGCATTGGGCTTGAATACCATTCAAACATACGTCCCATGGAATTTGCATGAACCAACAGAAGGCCAACTTGTTTTTGAAGGAATAGCAGATATCTTTTCATTCCTCAATCTTTGTCAGAAATTGGATCTCCTGGTGATGCTTCGAGTTGGGCCTTATATTTGTGCAG GATATTTTTTGCTTCTTTCTGCAGAGTGGGATTTTGGGGGTTTCCCTGCTTGGTTACTTGCAATTGAACCTGCTGTAAAACTAAGATCATCAGATCCTGCTTTCATTGATTTG GTTGAAAGATGGTGGGGAATTTTGTTGCCGAAGATAGTCTCTTCTGCTTATAAAAATGGCGGCCCTATCATAATGGTCCAG ATAGAAAATGAATTTGGTTCATACGGAGATGACAAGGCCTACCTGCATCACTTAGTGAGAATAGCCCGCAGACATCTTGGAGATGATGTTATTCT ATATACTACAGATGGAGGTTCAAGAGAAAATCTTAACAAAGGGACTATTCCTGGAGATGCTGTCTTTTCAG CTGTTGATTTTTCAACTGGAGATGATCCATGGCCAAATTTTATGTTGCAGAAAGAGTTCAATGCACCAGGGAAATCGCCACCTCTTTCATC GGAGTTCTACACTGGTTGGCTCACACACTGGGGAGAGCATATTGCAAATACTGATGCAACTGTTACAGCAACTTACTTAGAAAAGATCTTGTCAAGAAATGGATCAGCTGTGCTCTAT ATGGCACATGGTGGAACAAATTTCGGGTTCTATAGTGGTGCAAATACTGGTGCAGATGAGACTGATTACAAGCCTGATCTTTCATCATATGATTAT GATGCACCTATCAAAGAATCTGGAGACATAGACAATCCAAAATATCAAG CTCTTCGGAGGGTGATTGCTAAATATACTGCAGCGCCTCTTGCCTCAGTTCCTTCCAATAATGAAAAGAAAGCATATGGACTCATTAAGTTGCAGAAGACTAAATCGTTGTTTAACATAGTTGATACCACAGACTTTGATGGTATCACTGAATCTGAAAACCCTCTTGCAATGGAGTCTTTGGGCCAG ATGTTCGGCTTCATGCTTTATGTTTCTGATTACAAAGCAAAAACTAATGGAAGTTTGTTATTCATACCAAAG GTGCATGACAGGGCGCAAGTATTCATTTCATGTACTTCAGATGACTatgaagaaaatccaaaataTGTAGGCACTGTAGCTAGATGGTCAAACACTTCAATCAGGCTTTCTAATACTCGATGTACTTCTGATAACAGAATTTATATACTG GTAGAAAATATGGGGCGTATAAATTATGGACAATACATTTTTGACAAGAAG GGGATACTGTCTCCTGTTTATTTAGATGAAGAGCCGCTGCAGAAATGGAAAATGTTGCCAATTCCTTTTCACAACCTGAATGAGGATCGAAAGATCAATTCTGTTATTTCAGATGCATACATCGACATTAGAAAACCTGTACAGAATAATCTGAAAAGCAAAAGAA ATTATCGTCCGGAGCCATCTTTCTACACTGGTCATCTTTCAGTTGATGAAGTAAAAGACACTTTTTTGTCATTTCGTGGCTGGAGTAAAGGGGTTGCATTTATCAATGGATTTAATATAGGAAGGTTTTGGCCG TCCTTTGGACCCCAGTGTAACCTTTATGTTCCTGCTCCAGTCCTGCAAGAAGGGAAAAACCTCTTG GTTATTTTCGAATTAGAGACTCCAAATGCTGAGTTGTTTGTGACCTCAGTTGACCATCCAGATTTCACATGTGGTTCTTCCTCAAATTCACAAGTACATCAAATCTGA